The genomic DNA TCAGCTACCCGCTGGCGTACTTCATCGGCGTGAAGGCACGCCGTTGGCCGCTGCTGCAGAGCCTGATGCTCGTGCTCGTGATCGCCCCGTTCTTCATCAGCTTCCTGCTGCGCACCCTCGCGTGGAAGCAGATCCTCTCCGACGAGTCGTTCATCATCACCTCGCTGAAGGCGCTCTCGCTGCTCGCGCCCGACGCGCACTTCGCGGGCACGCCGTTCGCGGTGATCTTCGGCCTCACCTACAACTTCATCCCGTTCATGACGCTGCCGCTGTACACCGCGCTCGAACGGCTCGACACCCGGTACCTCGAAGCGGGCAGCGACCTGTACGCCAACCCGTTCACGGTGTTCCGCAAGGTCACCATCCCGCTGTCGATGCCGGGCATCGTCGCCGGGACCCTCCTCACCTTCATCCCCGCGGCGGGCGACTACATCAACGCGAGCCGCGACTTCCTCGGCGGCCCCGACACGCAGATGATGGGCAACGTCATCGAGGCGAACTTCCTCGTGCTGCTGAACTACCCGGCGGCGGCCGCGCTGTCGATCATCCTGATGGCCGTGATCCTCGTGCTCGTCGGCGTCTACGTGAAGCGGAGCGGAACGGAGGACCTGCTGTGAGCGGTGAAGCCCAGGCCGGCGCCGTCCTCGGCGGCCTCGCCGAGCAGGAGCAGCTCGAAGGCGGGCCGGGCGGGCCGGGCGCGCGTGCCGGCCGGCCCCGACGCACCGGTCGCGCGCGGGGGAGCCGGCCCGGCCTCGGCGACTGGCTGCTGCCCGCGTACACGATCATCGCGTTCGTGTTCCTGCTCATCCCGATCGCCTACACGTTCGTGTTCTCGTTCAACGACTCGCTGAAGTCGAACATCTCCTGGCGCGGCTTCACGTTCGACAAGTGGCTGAACGTCTGCACCGTCGAGGGCGGCGCGGTCTGCGAGGCGTTCGGCAACAGCATCGTGATCGGCGTCGTCTCGACCGTCGTCGCGACCGCGCTCGGCACGATGATCGCGATCGCCCTGGTGCGCTACCGGTTCCGCGCGCGCAGCGCGACGAGCCTGCTGCTGTTCCTGCCGATGGCCACGCCCGAGGTGGTGCTCGGTGCGGGACTCGCCGCGCAGTTCCTCGCGGTGGGCGTGCCGAAGGACATGCTGACGATCATCCTGGCGCACATCATGTTCTGCATCAGCTTCGTGGTGGTCACGGTGAAGGCCCGCGTCGCGAGCCTCGATCCGGCGCTCGAGGAGGCCGGGCGCGACCTGTACGGGTCGCCGATCCAGGTGTTCTGGCGGGTGACCTTCCCGCTGCTGCTGCCGGGCATCCTCGCCGCCGCGCTGCTGTCGTTCGCGCTCAGCTTCGACGACTTCATCATCACGAACTTCAACTCGGGCTCGGTCACCACCTTCCCGAAGTACGTGTACATCTCGGCGTCGCGCGGCATCCCGGCCGAGGCGAACGTGATCGCGTCGGCGGTGTTCCTGTTCGCGATCATCCTCGTCGTCACGGCGCAGGTGTCGCGCGCGGCGCGGGCGAAGCGACTCGCCAAGCAGGGCTGAGCACGCCCGCGCGCCAGATGTGCCGACCTAGACCGTCGCGCGGATCTCGCCGACCGGGCGGTCGCCGCCCATGACCCACAGGTCGAGCTCGGCCTGCACGGCGTCGACGGCGTCGTGCTCGATCGCGCCGGCGTCGGCGAGCAGCCGCAGCGCGACGATCGTCGAGGCCCGCTGGCTGCCGTCGAGCACCTTCACCGCCGTCGTCGTGCCGTTCGGCGCGGTCATCACCATGACGCCCTCGGCGCCGCGCTTGGCGAACACGCCGAGCCGCTCGACGGCGACCGTGTCGGGCTGGCCGGGCCCGCCGGCCGCCCACGCGTGCTCGCGCACGGCCGAGGTGAGCGCCGCGGCCTCGCGGAACAGCGCGAACGGCGACGTCGACTGCGCGGTCGTGATCTTCTGGATGCCACGGGCCAGGCCCGCGAGGCTGATCGCGAACACGGGGGTGCCGCAGCCGTCGACCGCGATCGCCGAGGGGCGTTCGCCGCTCAGCCGCTCGAGCACGTCGAGCACCTTGCGCTGCATCGGATGCCCCGCATCGAGGTAGCTCTCCAGCGGCCAGTCGTTCGCCGCGCACGCGAGCAGCATGGCGGCGTGCTTGCCCGAGCACTCCATCGTGGCGCGCTCGGGTCCGCCGCCTGAACGCACCACCTGCTCGCGCGCGGCGCGGTCGAGGGGCAGCGCGGGCGGGCAGCCGAGCACCGCAGGCAGCAGTTCGGCGCGCGCGAGCAGGCCCTTCACGAGGGCGACGTGCGCGGCGGTGCCCGAGTGGCTGGCCGTCGCGATGGCGGCGTCCTCGCCGCGCAGGGTGACGCCGGAGGTCATCGCCGCGATCGCCTGGAACGGCTTCAGGCAGGAACGGGGCAGGATCGGCGAGCGGATGTCGCCGAGCTCGCGCACCACCTCGCCCTCGGGGGAGAGCACGACGGCGGACCCGGCGTGACGGGACTCGGTGAAACCACTGCGAACGACCACGGCGAGCTCGACGGCGTCGGAGGACGAGAAGATGCCGGCCACGATCAGCCGAGGTCGGCGAACGCGTCGTCGAGCACGGTCAGGGCGTCTTCGATGAGCGCGTCGCTCATCGCCAGACTGGGCAGGAACCGCAGCACGTTGCCCCAGGTTCCGGCGTTCAGGAACAGGATGCCGCGTTGCGCCGCGTACGCGACGATCTGCGAGACGGCGTCGGCGTTCGGGCGCTTCGCGGTGGCGCCGGTGCCGGGCTGCACGAGCTCGATCGCGATCATCGCGCCGGTGCCGCGGACCTCGCCGATCACGTCGTAGCGGGCCTTGAGGCGCTCGAGGCCGGCCGTGAGGGTGCGCCCGATGCGCTCGGCCTCGGCGAGCAGCCCGTTCTGCTCGATGGTCTCGAACACGGCGACCGCCGCGGCGCACGCCACCGGGTTGCCGCCGAACGTGCCGCCGAGCCCGCCGGGCTGCGAGGCATCCATGATCTCGGCGCGACCGGTGACCGCAGCCAGCGGAAGCCCGCCCGCGATGCCCTTGGCCGAGAGCACCAGGTCGGGCTCCCAGCCGAAGTGCTCGCTCGCGTACCAGCGGCCGGTGCGGGCCATGCCGGACTGGATCTCGTCGGCGATCATCACGACGCTGTGCTCGGTGCACCAGTGCTGCAGGATCGGCAGGTACCCGTCGGCGGGCACGATGAACCCGCCCTCGCCCTGGATCGGTTCGACGACGAGGCAGGCGAGGTCGCTCGCACCGACGACCTTCTCGAGGTAGGCGATGGTGCGTGCGGCGGCGTCCTCGCCGCTCAGCCCGTCGCGGTAGGGGTAGGAGTTCGGTGCGTGGAAGACGTCGCCGGCGAACGGCCCGAAGCCGGTGGCGTACGGCATCGCCTTGTAGTTCATCGCCATCGTGAGGTTGGTGCGGCCGTGGTACGCGTGGTCGAGCACGGCGACCGCCCGCCGGCCGGTGAACCTGCGCGCGATCTTCACGCCGTTCTCGACCGCCTCGGCGCCCGAGTTCACGAGCACCGACTTCTTCGCCCAGTCGCCGGGGGTGCGCTCGGCGAGGAGTTCGGCGACCCGCACGTACGGCTCGTACGGCGTGATCGTGAAGAGCGTGTGGATGACGTCCTGCAGCTGCGAGGCGGCTGCGGCGACCACGGATGCCTCGGTGTGCCCGACGGTGGTGACCCCGATGCCGGCGCCGAAGTCGACGAACTGGTTGCCGTCCACGTCGACGAGCACGGCGCCGTTGGCGTGCGCGATGTAGACGGGCAGGGCGCTCGACACGCCGTCGGAGACGACCGCCCGGCGGCGGCGGTGGAGCTCCTGCGATGCGGGACCGGGCACGGCGGTGACGATCCTGCGCTCCTGCGTCACGACGCGGTCGGGGGCGGCGGAAACCTCGGTGTCGATGGAGTCAGTCATGGTGTTGCAAGCTTAGTCCGGGGCAGAATCGGACGGACGGAACGAGGAGACCGCATGCGACTCGGCGAACACCGCTTCGACCTGCACCTCGAGTGGACGCCCGAGGCGGGGGCGGACCCGACCGGTGCCCGGCCCGGTGCCCGCTCCGCGCGGCGGGCGCACCTGGTGAACGCCCCCGGCAAGCTCCACCCCGTCGAAGGCTCGGCGGCGCGCGCGTTCCACGGCGATCCTGAACGCTGGAACCCCGAGGAGCTGCTGCTCGCCGCGCTCGCCGACTGCCACCTGCTCTCGTACCTGTACGTGGCCGCGAAGCACGGCGTGGTCGTGCGCGCGTACACCGACGAGCCGACCGCGGTCCTGCACGAGGACGGCCGCGGCGGCGGTTCCATCGTCGAGGCGGTGCTGCGGCCGCGCGTCACGGTGGCCGAGGCATCCATGACCGGGCTCGCGATGGAGCTGCACCGCGAGGCATCCGAGCTCTGCTTCATCGCCGCATCGGTCGCGTTCCCGGTGCGCCACGAGCCGACCGTGGACGTGCTCGGCGACTGAGGGCGGCCCGCAGCTCAGGACTCGGGCGCGATCGGCGGTGCGGCCGGGATGGTGACGGCGGGCGGGCACGGGTGCCCGCCGACGAGCCGGGAGCAGGCCGGCAGGAACCCGGCGAACCGCTCCGCGGTCGGGTCGCCGAACCAGCGCCACCACAGGCGCCAGAAGTTCAGGTTGCCCCACGACGAGCACGCGTCGCCCGTCTCGGGGTCGAGCACGGCGGCGGCGTTCGGCTGGTACGGGGTGTAGTTGTAGAGGTTCGCCGTCGCCTGGTTGCGGATGTCGACGGGCTGCGCCCCGCAGGCCGCGTCGGGATGGAACGCCACGTCGACGACGCCGATGCGGTAGGCGCGGTCGGGATGCTCCGTGTACTGCCGGAACTGCCACGCGGCGTTGTACACCTGGTTGAAGAACCCGAAGTACTTCTGCTCGCAGTCGGCCGTGTCGGGGCATCCGTAGCCGGTCGCCCGCTGGTAGCCGTAAGCGGTCGGCCGGGTGAGCAGCGACTGCTCCTTCTGCAGCAGCACGAGCAGCGTGCGCGGGCTGATGCCGCATGCGGCCGCGACGCGCTGCAGGATGCGGCTGGCGCGCTCGCGCGGGGCTCCCTCGTACGCGTCGCAGTGCCCCGGGCCCTCGTCGGGCTGGTCGGTCGTCGTCTCGCGGAAGCGCGCGAGGCAGACCACGTCGGCGTCGGGCCGGCACGCCGTCTGCTCGAGGAAGCGCTGGATGTCGGCCTCGCTCATCGCGGTGCTGTCGAAGAACGCGTCGTCGCTGACGATGAGCGCCGGGTCGAAGGCCTCGGTCGACGGCTCCGCGCCCTCGGTCGCGGTCGCGCCGGGTGAGACCCGCGGGGCGGCCGGCGCGGCCGTGCACGCGGCGAGGCCCGCGAGCAGGGCGGATGCCGCGACCATTGCCGCGACGACGCGGGCGAGACGGGAGGACCTCATCGCCGCGACCCTATCGGTTCGGCCGGGAGCCGCGCTGGGAATTCCCGCGGGATTCAGATGCGTTCGCGGGGGACGACGCGGTCGACGAGCTTGGCGATCGCCCCCTCGGGCGGGGTCTCGTTGTACTTGCCCGCGAGCTCCTGCCCGCTCAGGGCATGGATGGCGGCCATGACCTCGTCGGTCGCGGCGCGGCGCGCGCGACCCGACTCCGCTGGGCCGTGGGCCGAGAGATCGAGCGGCTCGCCGAAGCGCACGGTGACCGGACGGATGCGCGGCAGCT from Agromyces larvae includes the following:
- a CDS encoding ABC transporter permease; its protein translation is MAFAAFATAEAQPQAPRRRSPIALFLLLPGIAYLVLFFLTPLVSLLLTSLQQPSEFGDIGVYEFAFNWQNYVAVIEAYWPHILRSFGYALAATVFALLFSYPLAYFIGVKARRWPLLQSLMLVLVIAPFFISFLLRTLAWKQILSDESFIITSLKALSLLAPDAHFAGTPFAVIFGLTYNFIPFMTLPLYTALERLDTRYLEAGSDLYANPFTVFRKVTIPLSMPGIVAGTLLTFIPAAGDYINASRDFLGGPDTQMMGNVIEANFLVLLNYPAAAALSIILMAVILVLVGVYVKRSGTEDLL
- a CDS encoding ABC transporter permease, with protein sequence MLPAYTIIAFVFLLIPIAYTFVFSFNDSLKSNISWRGFTFDKWLNVCTVEGGAVCEAFGNSIVIGVVSTVVATALGTMIAIALVRYRFRARSATSLLLFLPMATPEVVLGAGLAAQFLAVGVPKDMLTIILAHIMFCISFVVVTVKARVASLDPALEEAGRDLYGSPIQVFWRVTFPLLLPGILAAALLSFALSFDDFIITNFNSGSVTTFPKYVYISASRGIPAEANVIASAVFLFAIILVVTAQVSRAARAKRLAKQG
- a CDS encoding asparaginase encodes the protein MAGIFSSSDAVELAVVVRSGFTESRHAGSAVVLSPEGEVVRELGDIRSPILPRSCLKPFQAIAAMTSGVTLRGEDAAIATASHSGTAAHVALVKGLLARAELLPAVLGCPPALPLDRAAREQVVRSGGGPERATMECSGKHAAMLLACAANDWPLESYLDAGHPMQRKVLDVLERLSGERPSAIAVDGCGTPVFAISLAGLARGIQKITTAQSTSPFALFREAAALTSAVREHAWAAGGPGQPDTVAVERLGVFAKRGAEGVMVMTAPNGTTTAVKVLDGSQRASTIVALRLLADAGAIEHDAVDAVQAELDLWVMGGDRPVGEIRATV
- the gabT gene encoding 4-aminobutyrate--2-oxoglutarate transaminase, encoding MTDSIDTEVSAAPDRVVTQERRIVTAVPGPASQELHRRRRAVVSDGVSSALPVYIAHANGAVLVDVDGNQFVDFGAGIGVTTVGHTEASVVAAAASQLQDVIHTLFTITPYEPYVRVAELLAERTPGDWAKKSVLVNSGAEAVENGVKIARRFTGRRAVAVLDHAYHGRTNLTMAMNYKAMPYATGFGPFAGDVFHAPNSYPYRDGLSGEDAAARTIAYLEKVVGASDLACLVVEPIQGEGGFIVPADGYLPILQHWCTEHSVVMIADEIQSGMARTGRWYASEHFGWEPDLVLSAKGIAGGLPLAAVTGRAEIMDASQPGGLGGTFGGNPVACAAAVAVFETIEQNGLLAEAERIGRTLTAGLERLKARYDVIGEVRGTGAMIAIELVQPGTGATAKRPNADAVSQIVAYAAQRGILFLNAGTWGNVLRFLPSLAMSDALIEDALTVLDDAFADLG
- a CDS encoding OsmC family protein; protein product: MRLGEHRFDLHLEWTPEAGADPTGARPGARSARRAHLVNAPGKLHPVEGSAARAFHGDPERWNPEELLLAALADCHLLSYLYVAAKHGVVVRAYTDEPTAVLHEDGRGGGSIVEAVLRPRVTVAEASMTGLAMELHREASELCFIAASVAFPVRHEPTVDVLGD